A genomic segment from Nisaea sediminum encodes:
- a CDS encoding UxaA family hydrolase, producing MADLANTSVNAWRRENGRVGVRNHVLILPVDDISNAACEAVANNVKGTMAIPHAYGRLQFGEDLDLHFRTIIGTGANPNVAAVVVIGIEPEWTQVIVDGIAKTGKPVEGFSIEQKGDFETIRQASWKAKEFVHWATELQKEPVPLTDLWVSTKCGESDTTTGLSSCPTVGNMYDKLLPHGLYGCFGETSEITGAEHICAKRGATPEAGEKFMKLFQAYQDEVIEPYKTTDLSDSQPTKGNILGGLTTIEEKAMGNLEKIGRTSTYIDAIGPAETPEKGPGLYFMDSSSAAAECVTLMAAGGFVIHTFPTGQGNVIGNPIVPVIKISGNPRTLRTMSEHIDVDVTGVLTREMTIDEAGDSLIDMIIRTANGRHTAAEALGHREFSMTKLYRSA from the coding sequence ATGGCCGACCTAGCGAACACATCCGTGAATGCCTGGCGCCGCGAGAACGGCCGCGTCGGCGTCCGCAACCACGTCCTGATCCTTCCCGTCGACGACATTTCCAACGCCGCCTGCGAAGCGGTGGCGAACAACGTCAAGGGCACCATGGCGATCCCGCATGCCTATGGCCGCCTGCAGTTCGGCGAGGATCTCGATCTGCATTTCCGCACCATCATCGGAACCGGGGCGAACCCGAACGTCGCCGCCGTCGTGGTGATCGGCATCGAACCGGAGTGGACCCAGGTGATCGTCGACGGCATCGCCAAGACTGGCAAACCGGTCGAGGGCTTCTCCATCGAGCAGAAAGGCGATTTCGAGACCATCCGCCAAGCCTCTTGGAAGGCCAAGGAATTCGTCCACTGGGCGACCGAATTGCAGAAGGAACCGGTGCCCCTCACCGACCTCTGGGTCTCGACCAAATGCGGCGAGAGCGACACCACGACCGGTCTCTCCTCCTGCCCTACCGTCGGCAACATGTACGACAAGCTGCTGCCGCACGGGCTCTACGGCTGCTTCGGCGAGACCTCGGAAATCACCGGGGCCGAGCATATCTGCGCCAAGCGCGGGGCGACGCCGGAGGCGGGCGAGAAATTCATGAAGCTCTTCCAAGCCTATCAGGACGAGGTGATCGAGCCCTACAAGACGACCGACCTTTCCGACAGCCAACCGACCAAAGGAAATATTCTCGGTGGCCTGACAACGATCGAGGAAAAGGCGATGGGTAACCTCGAGAAGATCGGCCGAACCTCGACCTATATCGATGCCATTGGTCCCGCCGAGACCCCGGAAAAGGGTCCGGGCCTCTATTTCATGGACAGTTCCTCGGCAGCGGCGGAATGCGTCACCCTGATGGCGGCGGGCGGCTTCGTGATCCACACCTTCCCGACCGGCCAGGGCAACGTGATCGGCAATCCGATCGTTCCGGTGATCAAGATCTCCGGTAACCCCCGGACGCTCCGCACCATGTCGGAGCATATCGACGTGGACGTGACCGGCGTGCTGACGCGGGAGATGACCATCGACGAGGCCGGCGACTCCCTGATCGACATGATCATCCGCACCGCGAACGGCCGGCACACGGCGGCGGAAGCGCTCGGCCACCGGGAATTCTCGATGACCAAGCTTTATCGCTCGGCCTAA
- a CDS encoding calcium-binding protein, which translates to MVAHPGISPNQDLLVDTDGDGVFTVGFEFLTTFSGRALEAVLNAMDVWEELTNVDFGQYGTNPENSFTFNISPLDGTGNYLAFAYRGGNIVIDTADIDRISDRDLTVLAIHEVGHSIGLAHQNSYSVMVPTISRAHDLPTYKDLEVTDFLFGGAAPDTGFSLQLGGTGAQTIFGNRGADLIYGNQGADVLSGRAGDDILFGGQDADTVSGGSGSDVLYGNKANDLVVGDDGADTLYGGQEDDVLSGGEGADVLFGNRGADLLDGGNGNDILLGGSGADHFVVGSGADTVFGFDQAEGDSLSDQTGSLAGTDAGTLVSYANGSSVFLVGIAPGSLEWGLI; encoded by the coding sequence ATGGTTGCGCATCCGGGAATAAGCCCGAACCAGGATCTCCTCGTCGATACGGACGGAGACGGTGTTTTCACGGTCGGCTTCGAATTCCTCACGACTTTCAGTGGCCGTGCGCTGGAGGCGGTCCTGAATGCCATGGATGTCTGGGAAGAGCTGACGAATGTGGATTTCGGGCAATACGGAACGAATCCCGAAAATTCATTCACGTTCAATATTTCCCCTCTCGACGGTACGGGCAATTATCTCGCTTTCGCCTATCGCGGCGGGAACATCGTGATCGATACGGCAGACATTGACCGTATTTCAGACCGCGACCTGACCGTGCTTGCGATCCACGAGGTGGGGCATTCGATCGGCCTTGCTCACCAGAATTCCTACAGCGTCATGGTCCCGACAATCAGTCGTGCGCACGACTTGCCGACCTACAAGGACTTGGAAGTGACCGACTTTCTGTTCGGCGGTGCTGCTCCCGATACCGGGTTTTCGCTTCAACTCGGAGGGACCGGTGCGCAAACGATTTTCGGCAACCGCGGCGCGGATCTGATCTACGGAAATCAGGGTGCGGACGTGCTCTCCGGGCGTGCCGGTGACGATATTCTTTTCGGCGGTCAAGACGCCGATACCGTTTCCGGAGGAAGCGGAAGCGACGTCCTGTATGGCAACAAGGCCAACGACCTCGTGGTCGGTGACGATGGCGCGGATACGCTCTACGGCGGGCAGGAGGACGATGTCCTCTCGGGAGGCGAAGGTGCCGATGTGCTTTTCGGTAACAGAGGCGCCGATCTTCTGGATGGTGGAAACGGAAACGATATCCTCTTGGGAGGCTCGGGCGCGGACCATTTCGTCGTCGGTTCCGGCGCAGATACTGTCTTCGGCTTCGATCAAGCAGAAGGAGACAGTCTCTCCGACCAAACGGGGTCCCTGGCTGGAACGGACGCCGGAACGCTCGTTAGCTATGCCAATGGCTCGTCGGTATTTCTGGTCGGTATTGCACCCGGATCGCTCGAATGGGGACTTATCTGA
- a CDS encoding flavin-containing monooxygenase has protein sequence MTKKSTAHETDALYPTERFDALIIGAGFTGLYQLHSLRDRLGMKALVLEAADGVGGTWYWNRYPGARCDSESHSYCYYFSKELLEEWQWSERYPGQEEIRHYLNHVADRFDLRKDIRLSDRVISARFDDAATLWHVETESGKRYAAPFLITGVGCLSSANLPDIPGLKDFKGDWYHTGEWPHEGVDFRGKRVGQIGTGSTGIQAAPVIAETAEHLTVFQRTANYSIPARNAPLTDEFKRYLREHRNEIHETMVSTPNGHPFRIEERLTASVSEEERQAIYEEAWQKGGLRFRAVFKDMLVDKAANDTASDFIKAKIREIVKDPKTADLLSNLDHPFGTKRPPVDTDYFETFNRDNVTLVDIKSDPIKRITETGIETENGQCDLDIIVFATGFDAITGPLLRLNITGKNGLALKDAWVAGPKTYLGLQIAGFPNLFTVTGPGSPSVLTNMPVSIEQHVDWITDCIARMREEGKTRIEATEQAAEDWVMETNRAADATLLPLANSSWYLGANVPGKPRVFMPYAGGLQHYRARCDAVAEAGYEGFVLS, from the coding sequence ATGACCAAAAAAAGTACGGCACATGAGACGGACGCGCTGTATCCGACGGAGAGATTCGACGCGCTGATCATCGGCGCCGGCTTCACCGGGCTATACCAATTGCACAGCTTGCGCGACCGGCTCGGCATGAAGGCCTTGGTGCTGGAGGCGGCGGACGGCGTCGGCGGCACCTGGTACTGGAACCGTTATCCGGGCGCACGCTGCGACAGCGAGAGCCATTCCTACTGCTACTACTTCTCCAAGGAGCTGTTGGAGGAATGGCAATGGTCCGAGCGCTATCCGGGCCAGGAGGAAATCCGCCACTATCTGAACCACGTCGCCGACCGTTTCGACCTGCGCAAGGACATCCGGCTTTCGGACCGCGTTATCTCCGCCCGTTTCGACGATGCCGCCACGCTCTGGCATGTCGAGACCGAGTCCGGGAAACGCTATGCCGCGCCCTTCCTGATCACAGGCGTCGGCTGCCTCTCCTCCGCCAACCTGCCCGACATTCCGGGCCTTAAGGATTTCAAGGGCGACTGGTATCACACAGGTGAATGGCCGCATGAGGGTGTCGATTTCCGCGGCAAACGGGTCGGACAGATCGGCACCGGCTCGACCGGCATCCAGGCGGCTCCGGTCATCGCCGAGACGGCGGAACATCTGACCGTCTTCCAACGCACCGCGAATTACAGCATCCCGGCGCGCAATGCGCCGCTGACCGACGAGTTCAAGCGTTACCTGAGAGAACACCGGAACGAGATCCACGAGACCATGGTCTCAACCCCGAACGGCCATCCCTTCCGCATCGAGGAGCGGCTGACGGCCAGCGTCTCGGAAGAGGAACGTCAGGCGATCTACGAAGAGGCATGGCAAAAGGGCGGACTGCGCTTTCGCGCCGTCTTCAAGGACATGCTGGTCGACAAGGCGGCGAACGACACCGCCTCCGATTTCATAAAGGCGAAGATCCGGGAAATCGTGAAAGACCCAAAGACGGCGGACCTGCTGAGCAATCTCGACCATCCGTTCGGCACCAAGCGCCCGCCGGTCGATACAGACTATTTCGAGACCTTCAACCGCGACAATGTCACCCTCGTCGACATCAAGTCGGACCCGATCAAACGGATCACAGAAACCGGGATCGAGACCGAAAATGGACAATGCGATCTCGACATCATCGTCTTCGCGACCGGGTTCGACGCCATTACCGGTCCCCTCCTCCGCCTGAACATCACGGGCAAGAACGGCCTTGCCCTGAAAGATGCCTGGGTGGCCGGGCCGAAGACCTATCTCGGCCTGCAGATCGCCGGGTTCCCGAACCTCTTCACTGTGACCGGCCCTGGCAGCCCCTCGGTGCTGACCAACATGCCGGTCTCGATCGAGCAACATGTCGACTGGATCACCGACTGCATTGCCCGTATGCGCGAGGAGGGAAAAACCCGGATCGAGGCGACCGAACAGGCCGCCGAGGACTGGGTGATGGAGACCAACCGGGCGGCCGACGCGACCTTGCTCCCGCTTGCGAACAGTTCCTGGTATCTTGGCGCCAACGTCCCCGGAAAGCCGCGGGTCTTCATGCCTTATGCAGGCGGGTTGCAGCATTACCGCGCACGCTGCGACGCGGTTGCGGAGGCCGGTTACGAGGGGTTTGTCCTGAGCTGA
- a CDS encoding SDR family NAD(P)-dependent oxidoreductase, which translates to MAAYATRYPDLKGQAVFVSGGATGIGAAIVEAFCWQGAHTYFVDIDEASAEALTASVGEKTGTSPFFHRCDVTDTAALKDAIERASEVTGSLYALVNNAARDHRVPAEEVTEKDWDDLVAINLKHQFFAAQTAYRLMAPSGTGSIINFGSIAPGQGVRNLSVYNACKAGAFGLTRSLARDFGEAGVRVNSIVPGAILTPRQLRDWIDPETKKGVIERQCLKRAMQEDDVAEMVLFLASNASRGCTAQEFRVDGGNI; encoded by the coding sequence ATGGCGGCATATGCGACGCGCTACCCCGATCTGAAGGGACAGGCGGTGTTCGTCAGCGGCGGTGCGACGGGTATAGGCGCGGCGATCGTCGAAGCCTTCTGCTGGCAGGGGGCGCACACCTATTTCGTCGATATCGACGAGGCGTCCGCTGAGGCCCTGACGGCCAGTGTCGGCGAGAAAACCGGGACATCGCCGTTTTTCCATCGTTGCGACGTGACGGATACGGCGGCTCTCAAGGACGCGATAGAGCGCGCCTCCGAGGTCACGGGCTCGCTCTATGCGCTGGTGAACAATGCGGCGCGCGATCACCGCGTTCCGGCGGAAGAGGTGACAGAGAAGGACTGGGACGATCTGGTCGCGATCAATCTGAAGCACCAGTTCTTCGCGGCGCAGACCGCTTACAGGCTGATGGCGCCGAGCGGCACCGGCTCGATCATCAATTTCGGATCCATCGCGCCGGGGCAGGGTGTGCGCAATCTCTCGGTCTACAACGCCTGCAAGGCCGGAGCCTTCGGTCTTACCCGGTCGCTCGCCCGGGATTTCGGCGAGGCCGGGGTGCGGGTCAATTCCATCGTTCCAGGCGCGATCCTGACGCCGCGCCAGCTCAGGGACTGGATCGACCCGGAGACGAAGAAGGGCGTCATCGAGCGCCAGTGCCTGAAGCGGGCAATGCAGGAGGACGACGTGGCCGAGATGGTGCTGTTTCTCGCCTCGAACGCCTCGCGCGGCTGTACGGCACAGGAATTCAGGGTCGATGGCGGCAATATCTAG
- the xylF gene encoding D-xylose ABC transporter substrate-binding protein has product MRVNLTKLLAAGALALGGLAAAPQPATAADTIVGVSWSNFQEERWKTDEAAIKAALEKAGVEYISADAQSSTAKQLSDVESLIARGAKALIILAQDASAITPAVNKAAAEGIPVVGYDRLIEHPDAFYITFDNVEVGRMQAREVYAAQPKGNYVFIKGSPQDPNADFLHDGQLEVLKAAIDKGDIKVVGEQYTDGWLPANAQRNMEQILTANDNKVDAVVASNDGTAGGVVAALTAQGMEGLPVSGQDGDHAALNRVALGIQTVSVWKDARDLGKRAAEIAVELAKGTDNKKVSGAQQWKSPSGQMLSSVFLAPVPITRDKLDVVIDAGWVSKDVVCKGVKSGTVAACD; this is encoded by the coding sequence ATGAGGGTAAATCTCACGAAATTGCTTGCCGCCGGAGCCCTCGCGCTCGGTGGACTTGCCGCAGCGCCGCAGCCCGCGACGGCCGCGGACACGATTGTCGGCGTCAGCTGGTCGAATTTTCAGGAAGAGCGTTGGAAGACCGACGAGGCCGCGATCAAGGCCGCGCTCGAAAAGGCCGGCGTCGAATATATCAGCGCCGACGCGCAGAGCTCGACGGCCAAGCAGCTCTCCGACGTGGAGAGCCTGATCGCCCGCGGCGCCAAGGCACTCATCATCCTGGCGCAGGACGCCTCCGCCATCACTCCGGCCGTGAACAAGGCCGCAGCCGAGGGCATTCCCGTTGTCGGCTACGACCGGCTGATCGAGCACCCGGACGCCTTTTACATCACCTTCGACAATGTCGAGGTCGGACGCATGCAGGCGCGCGAGGTTTATGCCGCCCAGCCGAAGGGCAATTACGTCTTCATCAAAGGCAGCCCGCAGGATCCGAACGCGGACTTCCTGCATGACGGCCAGCTCGAGGTCCTGAAGGCAGCGATCGACAAGGGCGACATCAAGGTCGTCGGCGAGCAGTACACCGACGGCTGGCTACCCGCGAACGCCCAGCGCAACATGGAACAGATCCTGACCGCCAACGACAACAAGGTCGACGCCGTTGTGGCCTCGAACGACGGTACCGCCGGCGGTGTGGTCGCCGCCCTGACCGCACAAGGGATGGAAGGCCTCCCGGTCTCCGGCCAGGATGGCGATCATGCGGCACTCAACCGGGTCGCCCTCGGCATCCAGACCGTCTCGGTCTGGAAGGATGCGCGCGATCTCGGCAAACGCGCGGCGGAAATCGCCGTCGAACTGGCGAAAGGCACCGACAACAAGAAAGTCTCCGGTGCCCAGCAATGGAAAAGCCCGAGCGGGCAGATGCTGAGCTCGGTCTTTCTTGCGCCGGTGCCGATCACAAGGGACAAGCTCGACGTCGTGATCGATGCCGGCTGGGTTTCCAAGGACGTGGTCTGCAAAGGCGTGAAGAGCGGCACGGTCGCAGCCTGCGACTGA
- a CDS encoding sugar ABC transporter permease, translating into MSDRTSPLPEPSHQSAAPAAAPSRGLAGLVRTMELDLRLLGMVGALLAIWVLLDLMTEGRFITPRNLFNLSVQTASVAVMATGMVFIIVTRHIDLSVGSVLGVIAMVMGVVQTEILPEYLGFNHPANWVLTIAVGLLLGLLIGSLQGWVIGYLGVPAFIVTLGGLLVWRGAAWWVTTGRTVAPLDETFVIFGGGIAGTLGEAGSWLFGIVMTAFVLYGILNGRRRRKLFDFPLKPLWADWLNIGVLTVAITSFVAAMNAYPIPARAARRLAEAKGLEVPEGGIEMVHGIAVPVVIVAIVAVVMTIIARRTKFGRYVFAMGGNLQAAELSGIDVRRMTLYIFTLMGGLCALSAVIASARLQSAANDLGTLDELRVIAAAVIGGTSLAGGVGTIYGAILGALVMQSLQSGMALIGVNTSLQSIVIGLVLVLAVWVDQVYRRRIGE; encoded by the coding sequence ATGAGCGACCGGACATCCCCCCTTCCCGAACCCTCACACCAGAGCGCGGCTCCAGCCGCAGCCCCGTCGCGCGGACTTGCGGGTCTCGTCCGGACTATGGAGCTCGACTTGCGTCTGCTCGGTATGGTCGGAGCATTGCTCGCGATCTGGGTGCTGCTGGACCTGATGACCGAGGGGCGCTTCATCACCCCGCGCAATCTCTTCAACCTCTCGGTCCAGACGGCCTCGGTCGCCGTCATGGCGACCGGCATGGTTTTCATCATCGTCACGCGGCATATCGACCTTTCGGTCGGCTCCGTCCTCGGTGTCATCGCCATGGTGATGGGCGTCGTGCAGACCGAGATCCTGCCGGAATATCTCGGCTTCAACCATCCCGCCAACTGGGTCCTGACCATCGCTGTCGGGCTCCTGCTCGGACTTCTGATCGGCAGCCTGCAGGGCTGGGTCATCGGTTATCTCGGCGTGCCCGCTTTCATCGTCACGCTGGGCGGCCTGCTGGTCTGGCGCGGCGCCGCCTGGTGGGTCACGACCGGACGCACCGTCGCTCCGCTGGACGAAACCTTCGTGATTTTCGGTGGCGGCATCGCCGGGACACTGGGCGAGGCCGGCTCCTGGCTCTTCGGCATCGTGATGACGGCTTTCGTTCTCTACGGCATCCTGAACGGGCGCCGGCGGCGCAAGCTGTTCGACTTCCCGCTGAAACCTCTCTGGGCCGACTGGCTGAATATCGGCGTGCTGACCGTCGCCATCACCTCCTTCGTCGCGGCGATGAACGCCTACCCCATCCCCGCGCGGGCCGCGCGACGACTGGCGGAGGCGAAAGGCCTGGAGGTTCCCGAGGGCGGTATTGAGATGGTGCACGGCATCGCCGTTCCGGTCGTCATCGTCGCCATCGTCGCCGTTGTCATGACCATCATCGCACGGCGCACGAAATTCGGCCGTTACGTCTTCGCTATGGGCGGCAACCTGCAGGCGGCCGAGCTCTCCGGGATCGATGTCCGGCGCATGACGCTCTACATCTTCACGCTGATGGGCGGCCTCTGCGCGCTCTCCGCCGTGATCGCGTCAGCCCGCCTGCAATCGGCGGCGAACGATCTCGGCACGCTCGACGAACTCCGGGTCATCGCCGCCGCGGTGATTGGCGGCACGTCGCTTGCCGGAGGCGTCGGCACGATCTACGGCGCCATCCTCGGTGCCCTCGTGATGCAGAGCCTGCAGAGCGGCATGGCTCTGATCGGCGTGAACACCTCGCTGCAATCCATCGTCATTGGCCTCGTGCTGGTCCTTGCCGTCTGGGTCGACCAAGTCTATCGCCGGCGGATCGGGGAGTAA
- a CDS encoding ATP-binding cassette domain-containing protein, which produces MKTDTRTPLVEMHDIHVSFGGIKAVDGVTCDLYPGEVVGLLGHNGAGKSTLIKVLSGANPKDSGDILIDGETATIRNARDARRHNIETIYQTLALADNLDAAANLFLGRELLTPSGMLDEVRMEAETREIMGRLNPNFRKFASPVKALSGGQRQSVAIARAVYFDARVLIMDEPTAALGVQETQMVSELIKQLKAEGIGIFLISHDIHDVFDLSDRLTVMKNGRLVGTVRTEEVSKDDVLGMIILGKMPDHLQERALA; this is translated from the coding sequence ATGAAGACAGACACACGGACGCCGCTCGTCGAGATGCACGATATCCATGTTTCCTTCGGTGGCATCAAGGCTGTCGACGGGGTGACCTGCGATCTCTATCCGGGCGAAGTCGTCGGTTTGCTGGGCCACAACGGCGCCGGAAAATCGACCCTGATCAAGGTGCTCTCCGGAGCTAACCCGAAAGACAGCGGCGACATCCTGATCGATGGCGAGACCGCGACGATACGCAATGCGAGGGACGCCCGGCGCCACAATATCGAGACCATCTACCAGACACTCGCCCTCGCCGATAACCTCGACGCCGCCGCGAACCTTTTCCTAGGTCGCGAACTGCTGACACCCTCGGGCATGCTCGACGAGGTTCGCATGGAGGCCGAGACCAGGGAGATCATGGGGCGGCTCAATCCGAACTTCCGCAAGTTCGCATCCCCGGTGAAGGCGCTTTCCGGCGGCCAACGCCAATCGGTTGCGATCGCCCGAGCCGTCTATTTCGACGCCCGCGTGCTCATTATGGACGAGCCGACGGCGGCGCTCGGCGTCCAGGAGACACAAATGGTCTCCGAGCTGATCAAGCAGCTCAAGGCAGAAGGGATCGGGATCTTCCTGATCAGCCACGACATCCATGACGTCTTCGATCTTTCCGACCGGCTGACCGTGATGAAGAATGGCCGTCTGGTCGGGACCGTCCGTACGGAAGAGGTTTCAAAAGACGATGTGCTTGGCATGATCATTCTCGGGAAGATGCCCGACCACCTGCAGGAGCGCGCCCTTGCCTGA
- a CDS encoding SMP-30/gluconolactonase/LRE family protein — MPDTVRARLLLDCRNILAEGIQWHAEQKKLYWTDIHGRALWSCNADGGEAEKVAFPKRIGSFAFTEQDTLLLAHEDGLAHFDPAAGKLTEILRTEPDLPSTRLNDGRCDRDGRFIYGGLDEESLRPLSAVYSYNGGKTANRLVADVGCTNSLCFSPGGEIMYFADSSGRKIFRYGYDRETGTLSGREVFAELDGTEGAPDGSCVDAEGAVWNAQFEGGCVQRFLANGTRDVRVQVPVSQVTLACFGGANLNRLYIATAREGFSAERERMQPTAGGIYVADLDGIRGLPEERFRGSLPL, encoded by the coding sequence TTGCCTGACACCGTCCGAGCCCGCCTGCTCCTCGATTGCCGGAATATCCTCGCCGAAGGCATCCAGTGGCACGCGGAGCAGAAGAAGCTCTACTGGACGGACATTCATGGCCGCGCGCTCTGGAGCTGCAATGCCGACGGCGGTGAAGCCGAAAAGGTCGCTTTTCCGAAACGCATCGGAAGCTTCGCGTTCACGGAACAGGACACACTCCTCCTCGCCCATGAGGATGGTCTGGCGCATTTCGACCCAGCCGCGGGGAAATTGACCGAGATCCTCCGGACCGAGCCGGATCTTCCAAGCACACGGCTCAATGACGGTCGCTGCGACAGGGACGGAAGGTTCATTTACGGCGGCCTCGACGAGGAGAGCCTGCGGCCGCTTTCGGCTGTCTATTCCTATAACGGCGGCAAGACTGCCAACCGCCTGGTCGCCGATGTCGGCTGCACCAACAGCCTTTGCTTCTCTCCCGGCGGCGAGATCATGTATTTCGCGGATTCCTCAGGCCGAAAGATCTTCCGCTATGGCTATGACCGGGAAACCGGAACGCTCTCCGGGCGGGAAGTGTTCGCTGAACTGGATGGCACCGAAGGCGCGCCCGACGGCTCCTGCGTCGATGCGGAGGGTGCAGTCTGGAATGCCCAGTTCGAGGGAGGATGCGTGCAGCGTTTCCTCGCCAACGGCACGCGCGATGTCAGAGTGCAGGTTCCTGTCAGTCAGGTGACCCTCGCCTGCTTTGGCGGCGCGAACCTGAATCGCCTGTATATCGCGACCGCGCGGGAAGGCTTCTCTGCGGAACGCGAGCGAATGCAACCCACGGCCGGCGGCATTTACGTCGCCGATCTCGACGGCATCAGGGGACTTCCGGAAGAACGCTTCCGGGGCTCCCTTCCTCTCTAA
- a CDS encoding ROK family transcriptional regulator codes for MDQANKRLGRHIPDPARAKNRKAVVDCLRRRGAAARIELAEHIGISPATVTIITSELLEDGVIREEQGAPDRDESARGRPRTRLELNPEAGFAVGIKISMHQASVSLTDLSGDILGAETIPVRANRDAPEWIADICMQQVSKIVGESGIDPDLVLGLGIGVPGYVEYPSGLVRWAPVFSGRDVPFREIVEERTGFRTFIDNDANMTALAEKWFGVGRTFPTFLVVTVEHGVGMGLVINERLYRGSRGFGAEFGHTKIVVGGALCRCGQRGCIEAYASDYAIAREANILGPSVATDDPIALEARMRDLIQQADAGDPAVTSVFERAGSMLGTGIANLVDILDPPVVVLSGARAHSAKAFYAALRKALEENILPGTDTSIDLRIDSGGDEVWARGAAALVLEETLI; via the coding sequence ATGGATCAAGCGAACAAGAGGCTCGGTCGGCATATTCCGGACCCGGCGCGTGCAAAGAACCGGAAGGCGGTCGTGGACTGTCTCCGCCGGCGCGGTGCCGCGGCGCGGATCGAACTCGCCGAACATATCGGCATCAGTCCCGCAACAGTCACCATCATCACCTCCGAACTGCTTGAGGACGGCGTCATCCGCGAGGAACAGGGCGCCCCGGACCGCGACGAGTCCGCACGAGGCCGCCCGCGGACCCGTCTCGAACTGAACCCTGAGGCCGGTTTCGCGGTCGGCATCAAGATCTCGATGCACCAGGCGTCGGTGTCGCTGACCGATCTCTCGGGCGACATCCTCGGAGCCGAGACGATCCCCGTCCGGGCGAACCGCGACGCCCCGGAATGGATCGCCGACATCTGCATGCAACAGGTCAGCAAGATCGTCGGAGAGTCCGGAATTGACCCGGATCTGGTGCTCGGGCTCGGCATCGGCGTCCCCGGCTATGTCGAATACCCCTCCGGCCTCGTCCGCTGGGCACCGGTCTTCTCCGGCCGGGACGTTCCGTTCCGGGAGATCGTCGAGGAACGTACCGGCTTCCGGACCTTCATCGACAACGACGCGAACATGACCGCGCTGGCGGAGAAATGGTTCGGCGTCGGCCGCACCTTTCCCACCTTCCTCGTCGTCACCGTGGAGCACGGCGTCGGCATGGGGCTGGTGATCAACGAGAGGCTCTATCGCGGCTCCCGCGGCTTCGGCGCGGAGTTCGGTCATACCAAGATCGTTGTTGGCGGCGCACTTTGCCGTTGCGGCCAGCGCGGCTGCATCGAGGCCTACGCCTCCGACTATGCGATCGCGCGCGAGGCCAACATCCTCGGCCCATCGGTCGCGACGGACGATCCGATCGCGCTCGAGGCGCGGATGCGCGATCTCATCCAGCAGGCGGATGCCGGGGATCCCGCGGTTACCTCCGTCTTCGAACGCGCGGGAAGCATGCTCGGCACAGGCATCGCCAATCTTGTGGACATTCTGGATCCGCCGGTCGTGGTGCTTTCCGGCGCCCGCGCACACTCCGCGAAGGCGTTTTACGCCGCCCTGCGCAAGGCGCTTGAGGAAAACATTCTCCCGGGCACGGACACTTCGATCGATCTCCGGATCGATTCCGGTGGAGACGAGGTTTGGGCGCGCGGCGCCGCGGCGCTCGTGCTGGAGGAAACCCTGATCTGA